A part of Solibacillus sp. FSL H8-0538 genomic DNA contains:
- a CDS encoding sigma-E processing peptidase SpoIIGA: MVGELIILYNTLFNLILLMFTKEITGLYISKWRLVASALASSIVATILSPSLFASILSFILLIGIAFSFRIYSFIIQGSWLVVGTLLAGGLLTALQPILQGRSWLTYILLSASAACIGLALVKLNWHKKLQDAVQQSFLTSCELQLFEQALTVSAFIDTGNECVEPLSRQPVHFLSYKAVQEQLAPSLKTALEQWQEDAPLNVSMFPVEFRKAIRFVPITTIQENTVIVPALRVSCLQVQGKSYAGHYIIFTKNDARFPQDAEMILHVFILTN, from the coding sequence CACTATTTAACTTGATTTTATTAATGTTTACGAAAGAAATAACGGGACTGTACATAAGCAAGTGGCGTCTTGTTGCCAGTGCGTTAGCTAGTAGTATAGTTGCGACGATTTTATCGCCCTCGTTATTTGCGTCCATTCTGAGCTTTATCTTATTAATTGGCATTGCTTTCTCTTTTAGAATATACAGTTTTATTATTCAAGGGAGCTGGCTTGTCGTTGGGACGCTATTAGCAGGAGGACTATTAACCGCTCTGCAACCAATTTTGCAGGGGCGTTCATGGCTAACGTATATTTTGCTTAGTGCTAGCGCAGCTTGTATTGGCTTGGCGCTCGTAAAACTGAATTGGCATAAAAAATTACAAGATGCAGTACAACAGTCCTTTTTAACGAGCTGTGAACTTCAATTATTTGAACAAGCTCTTACTGTGAGTGCATTTATTGATACAGGAAACGAATGCGTAGAGCCTCTAAGTAGGCAGCCAGTACATTTTTTATCGTATAAAGCAGTGCAAGAGCAGCTAGCACCGTCGCTAAAAACAGCGCTTGAGCAGTGGCAGGAAGACGCGCCTTTAAATGTATCGATGTTTCCGGTTGAATTTCGTAAAGCAATTCGTTTTGTTCCAATTACTACTATTCAAGAAAATACAGTTATTGTACCAGCCCTTCGCGTGAGTTGTTTACAAGTGCAAGGGAAGTCATATGCGGGGCATTATATTATTTTCACGAAAAATGATGCCCGTTTCCCGCAAGATGCCGAAATGATTCTACATGTTTTTATCCTTACCAATTGA
- the sigE gene encoding RNA polymerase sporulation sigma factor SigE, with amino-acid sequence MFEKLIAYLKRIGRKFWKKGTYYIGGHDSLPVPLTREEEVIVVGAFMNGDMHARDTLIERNLRLVVYIARRFDNTGTPIEDLISIGSIGLIKAIETFNLDKNIKLATYASRCIENEILMHLRKTSRMKGEVSLDEPLNSDADGNELLLSDILGTEEHIITNDVEKKIERQHMFTAINKLNPREKYIMECRFGLNGKEEMTQKEVADHLGISQSYISRLEKKIILDLREHLNEPIL; translated from the coding sequence TTGTTTGAAAAACTCATAGCTTATTTAAAACGTATTGGACGTAAGTTTTGGAAGAAGGGCACATACTATATAGGAGGACATGATTCATTGCCAGTACCTTTAACTCGAGAAGAAGAAGTAATCGTCGTCGGAGCCTTTATGAATGGAGATATGCATGCAAGAGATACATTAATCGAACGTAATTTGCGGCTTGTCGTCTATATAGCAAGACGCTTTGATAATACAGGTACACCAATTGAAGATTTAATTAGTATTGGTTCAATCGGTCTAATTAAAGCCATTGAAACATTTAATTTAGATAAAAATATTAAGCTTGCTACGTATGCCTCACGCTGTATTGAAAACGAAATTTTAATGCATTTGCGTAAAACGAGTCGTATGAAAGGTGAAGTCTCACTAGATGAGCCTTTGAATTCAGATGCAGATGGCAATGAATTATTATTATCGGATATTTTAGGCACGGAGGAGCATATTATTACAAATGACGTTGAGAAAAAAATCGAGCGTCAGCACATGTTTACAGCCATAAATAAATTAAATCCCCGTGAAAAATATATTATGGAATGTCGCTTTGGTTTAAATGGTAAAGAAGAAATGACACAAAAAGAAGTGGCTGATCATTTAGGTATTTCGCAGTCGTATATTTCGCGTCTAGAGAAAAAAATAATTTT